A DNA window from Leptolyngbya sp. KIOST-1 contains the following coding sequences:
- the ligA gene encoding NAD-dependent DNA ligase LigA, with protein MNQAADETTIARVQTLRAQLQAASYAYYVLDAPDLPDEVYDRLYRELQDLEAAHPDLVTPDSPTQRVGEKPATQFTSVRHNIPLYSLENAFDLTEFRAWEDRWRRQAPTVGKVEYVAELKIDGNALALTYENGVLVRGVTRGDGVSGEDITPNVRTIRSIPLRLNTDTPPPVVEVRGEAFLPLDVFEQINAEREARGEALFANPRNAAAGTLRQLDSRIVAARRLDFFAYTVHLRDEEMKEKEHPSSSSPSSSSSPSPSTPPSPSPSPSPSSQWAALDLLQTLGFRVNPNRQLCQSETEVQAYFNEWDTKRAQLSYLTDGVVVKLNDFALQQQLGFTQKFPRWAVALKYPAEEVPTLLEAVSFQVGRTGAVTPVAELRPVQLAGTTVARATLHNADRLAELDIHQGDTVIVRKAGEIIPEVVRVLGELRPEHATKATMPTHCPQCASALVKPEDEAVTRCINSSCPAIVQGAIIHWARRDALDIEGLGEKWVKQLVEQGLVQSVADLYGLTVEALLPLDRMGQKSAQNLVDAIAASKTRPWASVLYALGIRHVGTVNAKTLAQHFPTVAALATASPDEIEAVHTIGPEIAQAVFQWFRVPANQTLIDRLQRAGLQLAASPEEQAQLAPGPLAGKTFVLTGTLPTLTRPEASAIIEAAGGKVTSSVSKATDYLVAGEKAGSKLTKAETLGIAILSEAELVAMAGPQTA; from the coding sequence AAGACCTCGAAGCCGCCCACCCCGACCTCGTCACCCCCGACAGCCCTACCCAGCGCGTCGGCGAAAAGCCCGCCACCCAGTTCACCTCCGTTCGCCACAACATCCCCCTCTATAGCCTGGAAAACGCCTTTGACCTGACCGAGTTTCGCGCCTGGGAAGACCGCTGGCGCAGACAGGCCCCCACCGTGGGCAAGGTTGAGTATGTCGCCGAACTCAAAATCGACGGCAACGCCCTCGCCCTCACCTACGAAAACGGGGTGCTGGTACGCGGCGTCACCCGGGGCGACGGCGTTTCGGGCGAAGACATCACCCCCAACGTGCGCACCATTCGCTCTATCCCCCTGCGGCTGAACACCGACACCCCGCCCCCGGTGGTCGAGGTGCGCGGTGAAGCCTTCCTGCCCCTGGACGTGTTTGAGCAGATCAACGCCGAGCGGGAAGCTCGCGGCGAAGCGCTCTTCGCCAACCCCCGCAACGCCGCCGCCGGTACGCTGCGCCAGCTTGACTCCCGCATTGTCGCCGCCCGTCGCTTAGATTTTTTCGCCTACACCGTGCATTTGAGAGATGAGGAGATGAAGGAGAAAGAGCACCCCTCATCCTCCTCACCTTCTTCATCCTCCTCACCTTCCCCGTCCACCCCACCTTCCCCATCCCCCTCACCTTCCCCATCCTCCCAATGGGCCGCCCTCGACCTGCTCCAGACCCTCGGCTTTCGCGTCAACCCCAACCGCCAGCTCTGCCAGTCTGAAACCGAGGTGCAGGCCTACTTTAATGAGTGGGACACTAAACGAGCCCAGCTCTCGTACCTCACCGACGGCGTGGTGGTAAAGCTCAATGATTTTGCCCTGCAGCAGCAATTGGGCTTTACCCAGAAGTTTCCCCGCTGGGCGGTGGCGCTCAAGTACCCCGCCGAGGAGGTGCCCACCCTGCTGGAAGCCGTCAGCTTTCAGGTAGGGCGCACCGGGGCAGTCACCCCCGTGGCCGAGCTGCGCCCGGTGCAGCTCGCCGGAACCACCGTCGCCCGCGCCACCCTGCACAACGCTGACCGCCTGGCCGAACTCGACATTCACCAGGGGGATACGGTGATTGTCCGCAAGGCCGGGGAGATCATCCCCGAAGTGGTGCGGGTGCTGGGTGAGCTGCGGCCCGAGCACGCCACCAAAGCCACCATGCCCACCCACTGCCCCCAGTGCGCCAGTGCCCTGGTCAAGCCCGAGGATGAGGCCGTGACCCGCTGCATCAATAGCTCCTGCCCGGCGATCGTCCAGGGGGCAATTATCCACTGGGCCAGGCGGGATGCCCTCGACATTGAGGGGCTGGGCGAAAAGTGGGTGAAGCAGCTGGTGGAGCAGGGGCTGGTGCAGTCGGTGGCCGACCTCTACGGGCTGACGGTGGAGGCCCTGCTGCCGCTCGATCGCATGGGGCAGAAGTCGGCCCAAAATCTGGTGGACGCGATCGCCGCCTCCAAAACCCGCCCCTGGGCCTCGGTGCTCTACGCCCTGGGCATTCGCCACGTGGGCACCGTCAACGCCAAAACCCTGGCCCAGCACTTTCCCACAGTGGCGGCCCTGGCGACCGCCAGCCCCGATGAAATTGAAGCCGTCCACACCATTGGCCCCGAGATTGCCCAGGCCGTGTTTCAGTGGTTTCGGGTGCCCGCCAACCAAACCCTGATCGATCGCCTCCAGCGAGCGGGTCTACAGCTTGCCGCCAGTCCCGAGGAACAGGCCCAGCTAGCCCCTGGTCCCCTGGCGGGCAAAACCTTCGTGCTGACCGGCACCCTGCCCACCCTCACCCGCCCCGAGGCCAGCGCCATTATCGAAGCCGCCGGGGGCAAGGTCACCAGCAGCGTCAGCAAAGCCACTGACTATCTGGTAGCGGGGGAAAAGGCCGGGTCCAAGCTGACCAAGGCCGAAACCCTGGGCATCGCCATTCTCAGCGAAGCGGAGCTGGTGGCGATGGCAGGTCCACAGACTGCTTAA